The Clostridiales bacterium DNA window TGCTGCCTGCTGGCTCTCGCGCAAAACTCATCGGTGCATACTGCAGCCCTTATGCCGGGGACTTTGTTGGCCGATATGGATATTCCTATACCTGTTCCGCATATTAAAATACCCCTATCATATTTACCAGATGCGACTGCTTCTGCAACCTTAAGACCATAATCAGGATAATCAACAGCTTCACAAGTCAAACAACCGAAATCTTCGTAATAAATATTCTGTTCATCCAAATGCTTTTTTACGACCTGCTTTAAATTAAACCCTGCATGATCGCTTCCTATTGCTATTTTCATGCTTACACCTCTTAATTTGAATTGAAATCCACGCTTATTTTATTTTATATTATAAAATCGATATGTGCAAATTTTTATTGTTAAATGCCAAAAGTTTCTACCATTTTGTCATAAAAAATACGCCTCCTTTGAATGCTAAAGAGGCATATTTTGCTTTTACCAGGCATATCCCAACTTATAAACTATCTTCGCCAAATATTTTTTCAGCTCACTTGCACATCTTCTGTACACTTCGATACCCCGCCCATAAGGGTCCTCGATGTCGCCTTCACGGCCATCCGCATATTCTATCAGCGTAAAAATTTTATCTTTAAAAACAGGATACCTGTCAAGAAGCAGCTTTTTATGGCCTGCAGTCATTGTCAGCACCACAGACGCATCATTCAAAATAGAAAAATTTATCTGTCTTGCCTTCTGGCCTTTTATATTATTAATACCATATTCGCCCATAACTTCAACAGCCTGAAATGATGCCCTATCGTTCGGGACTACAAATATTCCCGCTGAAGAGGCCTGTATTTTATCATCCATGTTTTTTTCCGCTATGATTTTTTTCATTATGGCTTCCGCCATAACGCTTCTACATGTATTACCCGTGCATACAAATAAAACACTTTTCATTATATCTTAACCCCGATTCATACATGTATGATATTATATCCTGCAGCCTTCTTCATCCTGTTCATTATTGCAAGGCCTATGCCGCTCTCTCCCACGCACTCTGAATAAATAACGTCCACGTTCAATTCATCAAACTTTCTAAGCCTGTCAAAAAGTGAGGCTGCAATTGTTTTGGGATGGCTCCTTTCGCCCATTGTGAGCACTACACCTTCTTTATAAAACTTAGACGTTTCATCAGTGCATAATATGCCCACCCTTTTGCCTTCCCCCATGCTAATCCTGCACAGCTCATTTATCTTATCCACTGTGTCGGAGGAACTTCCATCTATTATAAACATTTTTGCCTTTGGAGCATAATGCCTATATTTCATGCCGGGAGCTTTAGGTCTTAAATTCGGATCAGGCTTTTTCAAAACCGCCGGATCTATATAGACATCCTTTATGATGCTTTTCAATTGTTCATATGTTATACCGCCCGGCCTTAGCACTGCAGGCCTTCCGGTCATATCAACAACAGTCGATTCAAGCCCTACTTTCGTCTTTCCCCCACCC harbors:
- the rpiB gene encoding ribose 5-phosphate isomerase B encodes the protein MKIAIGSDHAGFNLKQVVKKHLDEQNIYYEDFGCLTCEAVDYPDYGLKVAEAVASGKYDRGILICGTGIGISISANKVPGIRAAVCTDEFCARASRQHNDANILAMGERVVGPGLALSIVDVFLKEGFQGGRHAVRVGKIKKIEEKYSK
- a CDS encoding low molecular weight protein arginine phosphatase yields the protein MKSVLFVCTGNTCRSVMAEAIMKKIIAEKNMDDKIQASSAGIFVVPNDRASFQAVEVMGEYGINNIKGQKARQINFSILNDASVVLTMTAGHKKLLLDRYPVFKDKIFTLIEYADGREGDIEDPYGRGIEVYRRCASELKKYLAKIVYKLGYAW
- a CDS encoding L-threonylcarbamoyladenylate synthase, translating into METKVFYLDEQKIDMDIIKYAAGVIRNGGTVVFPTETVYGLGANALDENAAKKIFEAKGRPQDNPLIIHVADKNIKPFVVDIPSDAEKLMDIFWPGPLTIIFEKSKIIPYMITAGLDSVAVRMPSNKIANELIKHSKVPIAAPSANLSGKPSPTSVNHVIKDLYGKVDVILGGGKTKVGLESTVVDMTGRPAVLRPGGITYEQLKSIIKDVYIDPAVLKKPDPNLRPKAPGMKYRHYAPKAKMFIIDGSSSDTVDKINELCRISMGEGKRVGILCTDETSKFYKEGVVLTMGERSHPKTIAASLFDRLRKFDELNVDVIYSECVGESGIGLAIMNRMKKAAGYNIIHV